The proteins below come from a single Microbacterium sp. SLBN-154 genomic window:
- a CDS encoding TetR family transcriptional regulator: protein MPRWPEDSRERLVDAAISLFVERGFAATTVEQIATAAGVTPRTFFRHFRDKEEVLFTEEDELLPLLLAAIASLEPPFRAEELMRHALGALADRMEPERTRLRERHAIIKTDVALTGRELAKQAAWQPQIAAAIAARGYTEADAELLAAIGFALYRTAFVGWLEDDAREPLRDRVDRALPSARTVMDLAIPG from the coding sequence ATGCCGCGTTGGCCAGAGGATTCCCGCGAGCGACTCGTGGACGCCGCGATCTCGCTCTTCGTCGAGCGCGGCTTCGCCGCGACGACGGTCGAGCAGATCGCCACGGCGGCGGGCGTCACGCCGCGCACGTTCTTCCGGCACTTCCGCGACAAGGAGGAGGTGCTGTTCACGGAGGAGGACGAGCTGCTTCCCCTCCTGCTCGCTGCGATCGCATCGCTCGAGCCGCCGTTTCGCGCCGAGGAGCTGATGCGCCACGCGCTCGGCGCGCTGGCCGACAGGATGGAGCCGGAGCGGACGCGCCTGCGCGAACGGCACGCGATCATCAAGACCGACGTCGCCCTCACCGGTCGCGAGCTCGCCAAACAGGCTGCGTGGCAGCCGCAGATCGCTGCGGCGATCGCCGCGCGCGGCTACACCGAGGCTGACGCAGAGCTGCTCGCGGCCATCGGGTTCGCCCTGTACCGGACCGCCTTCGTCGGCTGGCTCGAGGACGACGCACGCGAGCCGCTGCGCGATCGGGTGGACAGGGCGCTCCCGTCGGCGCGGACCGTGATGGACCTCGCGATCCCGGGCTGA
- a CDS encoding SDR family NAD(P)-dependent oxidoreductase: MTQSDITPTVLLTGPTRGIGHAMLERLLAHPARPRLVLLARDPRALDEAVARSRDAGADVRGILLDLADLDSVRSALEEIAELIRTGELPPLDAAMLNAGGQFLDRRHTSAQGYELTFAINVIAQHALLRGLQPLLGPGGHVVLAGSSTHRGKRRSFGLVPDPVWQEPAELALTDDTPRGGFRIERERGGIAYATSKLALVTLAHPWAARLGASAQRLNVYDPGLVAGTGLVRGMPAYMDWVWRNVMPAMSVLPGATTPRGTARHAVALALGDRHADRNDAYIEIGRETRAEAVTFDAGRQSRLWSWLEAATGARADRAQVTPRAAD; the protein is encoded by the coding sequence ATGACACAGAGTGACATCACACCCACCGTTCTGCTGACCGGACCGACCCGAGGCATCGGCCACGCCATGCTCGAGCGCCTCCTCGCCCACCCCGCGCGACCTCGCCTGGTGCTCCTTGCGCGCGATCCGCGCGCGCTCGATGAGGCCGTGGCCAGGTCGCGCGATGCGGGCGCCGATGTCCGCGGCATCCTTCTCGATCTCGCCGACCTCGACTCCGTCCGCTCGGCGCTCGAGGAGATCGCCGAGCTCATCCGCACGGGAGAGCTCCCCCCGCTCGATGCGGCGATGCTCAACGCCGGCGGGCAGTTCCTCGATCGTCGTCACACGAGCGCTCAGGGGTACGAGCTGACCTTTGCGATCAACGTGATCGCCCAGCACGCCCTGCTGCGAGGACTCCAGCCGCTCCTCGGCCCCGGGGGCCACGTCGTCCTCGCCGGCTCCTCCACCCACCGCGGCAAGCGCCGGTCTTTCGGGCTCGTCCCCGACCCCGTCTGGCAGGAGCCGGCCGAGCTCGCCCTCACCGATGACACACCCCGTGGGGGGTTCCGCATCGAACGCGAGCGGGGCGGCATCGCCTACGCGACGAGCAAGCTGGCGCTCGTCACCCTCGCGCACCCGTGGGCGGCGCGATTGGGCGCCTCGGCCCAGCGCCTCAACGTCTACGACCCCGGGCTCGTCGCGGGCACGGGTCTCGTGCGCGGCATGCCCGCCTACATGGACTGGGTGTGGCGCAACGTCATGCCGGCGATGTCGGTCCTCCCGGGGGCGACGACACCGCGAGGCACCGCCCGCCACGCCGTCGCTCTCGCCCTCGGCGACCGGCACGCCGACAGGAATGACGCCTACATCGAGATCGGTCGCGAGACCCGCGCCGAGGCGGTCACGTTCGACGCCGGGCGGCAATCACGCCTGTGGTCGTGGCTCGAGGCTGCGACCGGAGCACGGGCGGACCGCGCGCAGGTCACCCCTCGCGCTGCGGACTGA
- a CDS encoding NADP-dependent oxidoreductase has translation MAKKLTEATVVEYDRTGDADVLEVRTTELRPPGRGEVTVEIITAGISHIDGFIRSGREDAFANDPFPRRSGSDFAGTVVAVGEDVQGFPKGTDVVGHVRAGAHASAITVPTSVLVKKPRTVSWEAAGGLFLAGATALDILDQVRIGEGDTIVVSAAAGGVGSIEAQIARYRGATVIGTCGERNFDYLRQLGIKPVLYGPGIADRIRKAAGKPITAMIDNFGQDGRALAEDLEVSPSRYRSSEDRRDAEVRLLQDDPESVAQATSLLERVAQLAEKRAFTLLVSGLYALGDVAEAYADLGKLHARGKVVLATRPVTTVRTLKARDVWEAAG, from the coding sequence ATGGCGAAGAAGCTGACGGAAGCGACGGTGGTCGAGTACGACCGCACAGGCGATGCCGATGTCCTGGAGGTGCGAACCACCGAGCTCCGACCGCCGGGTCGCGGCGAGGTCACCGTGGAGATCATCACCGCGGGCATCAGCCACATCGACGGCTTCATCCGCAGCGGCCGCGAGGACGCGTTCGCGAACGACCCGTTCCCGCGTCGCTCGGGGAGCGACTTCGCCGGCACGGTCGTCGCGGTCGGAGAGGACGTCCAGGGCTTTCCGAAGGGGACGGATGTCGTGGGGCACGTCCGCGCGGGAGCCCACGCCTCGGCGATCACGGTGCCGACGTCGGTTCTGGTGAAGAAGCCGCGCACCGTGTCGTGGGAGGCCGCCGGCGGACTCTTCCTCGCGGGAGCGACGGCTCTCGACATCCTCGACCAGGTGCGCATCGGCGAGGGCGACACCATCGTGGTGTCGGCTGCGGCGGGCGGTGTCGGCAGCATCGAGGCGCAGATCGCGCGATACCGCGGAGCGACGGTCATCGGCACGTGCGGCGAGCGCAACTTCGATTACCTGCGGCAGCTCGGCATCAAGCCGGTGCTCTATGGGCCGGGCATCGCCGACCGCATCCGCAAGGCCGCGGGAAAGCCCATCACCGCGATGATCGACAACTTCGGGCAGGACGGTCGCGCGCTCGCCGAGGATCTGGAGGTCTCGCCCTCGCGCTACCGCTCGAGCGAAGACCGTCGCGACGCCGAGGTGCGGTTGTTGCAGGACGACCCCGAGTCGGTCGCCCAGGCGACGTCCCTGTTGGAACGGGTGGCCCAGCTCGCCGAGAAGCGCGCCTTCACGCTGCTGGTGTCGGGGCTCTATGCGCTCGGAGACGTGGCCGAGGCCTACGCCGATCTGGGCAAGCTCCACGCGCGCGGGAAGGTGGTGCTCGCCACGCGACCGGTCACGACGGTGCGCACGCTCAAGGCGCGGGATGTCTGGGAGGCGGCGGGATGA
- a CDS encoding zinc-ribbon domain-containing protein, with amino-acid sequence MAERVELWWARRQFSRGAEVPYAVGTYREAWAAYPAVARQYHPDLNAGIALSQIPPAADVLLRWQCDAGHLFAATPAEQRSRPGRVRRRSAWCPECLDAATGRGAFPALTLMAPGIEAAPPSLSPSPPSSPSPPPTLAAPARARASRPQRPRTRPRRICEKTPDLPSGTSFASACAPKPASAAEALLHERLFGALAVTRGHTAVRVSRPFFEHREVWPDLVLPELRIAVEYDTIGRFGLEHVGAREDSDRRKDRLLREAGWEVVRLRSGKLEKLGPYDLQITTAGPRTVGLLLDAFRGIRGPLLIDAYAT; translated from the coding sequence ATGGCGGAGAGGGTGGAGCTGTGGTGGGCGAGACGGCAGTTCTCGCGGGGCGCCGAGGTGCCGTACGCGGTCGGCACCTACCGCGAGGCGTGGGCCGCCTACCCTGCCGTCGCGCGCCAGTACCACCCCGACCTCAACGCCGGGATCGCGCTGTCGCAGATCCCCCCGGCCGCCGACGTGCTGCTGCGGTGGCAGTGCGACGCGGGACACCTCTTCGCCGCCACCCCGGCCGAGCAGCGCAGTCGTCCCGGGCGTGTGCGCCGACGGTCGGCCTGGTGTCCCGAGTGCCTCGACGCGGCAACGGGGCGCGGTGCCTTCCCGGCACTGACGCTGATGGCGCCCGGCATCGAGGCCGCTCCGCCCTCGCTCTCGCCCTCGCCCCCGTCCTCGCCCTCGCCCCCGCCGACGCTCGCGGCGCCGGCCCGCGCCCGCGCGTCACGTCCGCAACGACCCCGCACCCGGCCCCGCCGCATCTGCGAGAAGACCCCCGATCTGCCGTCGGGCACCTCCTTCGCCAGCGCGTGTGCACCGAAGCCCGCGTCGGCGGCGGAGGCGCTGCTGCACGAACGGCTGTTCGGCGCGCTCGCGGTCACGCGAGGTCACACCGCGGTCCGCGTCTCGCGCCCGTTCTTCGAGCACCGCGAGGTCTGGCCCGACCTCGTCCTGCCCGAGCTGCGCATCGCCGTCGAGTACGACACGATCGGCCGGTTCGGCCTGGAGCACGTGGGCGCCCGCGAAGACTCCGACCGGCGCAAGGACCGACTCCTGCGTGAGGCCGGCTGGGAGGTCGTGCGCCTGCGCAGCGGCAAGCTCGAGAAGCTGGGTCCCTATGACCTGCAGATCACCACGGCGGGCCCGCGCACGGTGGGCCTTCTGCTCGACGCATTCCGCGGCATCCGGGGTCCTCTCCTCATCGATGCCTACGCGACGTGA
- a CDS encoding GIY-YIG nuclease family protein — translation MGIRRVMPGPCVLCGARRGDRRNGEWFCSVCDWRVGDAPDPDLPSPRVDVVYYLGYAERVKIGTTREPRARLRAIMHDELLAFEPGDRTVERSRHDLFAHLREGGEWFTSAPELLAHIGALPGSVDPWGSYARWVSSAHRERL, via the coding sequence ATGGGGATCAGGCGGGTGATGCCGGGGCCGTGCGTGCTGTGCGGCGCGCGTCGGGGCGATCGCCGGAACGGCGAGTGGTTCTGCTCCGTGTGCGACTGGCGGGTGGGAGATGCCCCCGATCCGGACCTTCCGTCGCCGCGGGTCGACGTCGTGTACTACCTCGGGTACGCCGAGCGGGTGAAGATCGGCACCACCCGTGAGCCCCGCGCGCGCCTCCGCGCGATCATGCACGACGAGCTGCTCGCCTTCGAACCCGGCGATCGCACCGTCGAGCGCTCACGGCACGACCTGTTCGCCCACCTGCGTGAGGGGGGCGAATGGTTCACCTCCGCGCCCGAACTCCTCGCGCACATCGGCGCCCTTCCCGGCAGCGTCGATCCGTGGGGCTCGTATGCCCGATGGGTCAGCAGCGCGCACCGGGAGCGGCTGTGA
- a CDS encoding MarR family winged helix-turn-helix transcriptional regulator gives MDDRDTAIGRVLEGVVSARRLLGDARRRPFASLMLTTSQLEAMFLLSHTAEPVTPGRLAQRLGITAGAVTQLVDGLRKSGLVEQAPHPTDARSRVIRLSPSARAEVDVFEAGVVAEMRRHFAGLSEAELIVLGDLLSRVGDGVSPQREG, from the coding sequence ATGGATGACCGCGACACCGCGATCGGCAGAGTGCTCGAAGGGGTGGTGTCAGCGCGGCGGTTGCTCGGCGACGCCCGGCGGCGACCCTTCGCCTCGCTGATGCTCACGACCTCCCAGCTCGAGGCGATGTTCCTCCTGTCGCACACGGCAGAGCCGGTCACGCCCGGCCGGCTCGCACAGCGCCTCGGGATCACCGCCGGCGCGGTCACACAACTCGTCGACGGGCTCAGGAAGTCGGGTCTCGTCGAGCAGGCGCCGCATCCGACCGATGCGCGCTCACGTGTCATCCGGCTCTCACCGTCCGCGCGCGCCGAGGTCGACGTCTTCGAGGCCGGAGTGGTCGCCGAGATGCGTCGGCACTTCGCGGGGCTGTCCGAGGCCGAGCTCATCGTGCTCGGCGACCTCTTGTCGCGCGTCGGCGACGGCGTCAGTCCGCAGCGCGAGGGGTGA
- a CDS encoding NAD(P)-dependent oxidoreductase: protein MTTIALFGATGKTGRRVLDRALAAGHSVRALVRDPHALRVTSPLLTVVPGDVRDPAAVAETVRGADVVLSLFGQVKGSPPTLQTDGTRVIVEAMREAGVSRIVTLSGGGLRDDEHDRPKAADRVIRFLLKTLSGSVLADAEGHLAVLRASGLDWTVVRGPRLTEKPGVGSYRVGWVGVNASTQISRDDLADFLLTQVDDRTFVGTMPFVSA, encoded by the coding sequence ATGACCACGATCGCCCTCTTCGGCGCCACGGGGAAGACGGGGCGACGCGTCCTCGACCGTGCGCTCGCCGCCGGCCACTCCGTGCGCGCTCTCGTCCGCGACCCCCACGCGCTCCGTGTCACCTCGCCGCTCCTGACCGTCGTCCCCGGTGACGTCCGCGACCCCGCCGCGGTCGCCGAGACGGTGCGCGGCGCCGACGTCGTCCTCAGCCTGTTCGGTCAGGTGAAGGGCTCGCCGCCCACCCTGCAGACCGACGGCACGCGCGTGATCGTCGAAGCCATGCGTGAGGCCGGTGTCAGCCGCATCGTCACCCTCTCGGGCGGAGGTCTGCGCGACGACGAGCACGACAGGCCGAAGGCCGCCGATCGCGTCATCCGGTTCCTCCTCAAGACCCTCTCCGGTTCTGTGCTCGCCGATGCCGAGGGCCACCTCGCGGTGCTGCGCGCTTCCGGGCTCGACTGGACCGTCGTGCGCGGGCCGCGGCTGACCGAGAAGCCCGGAGTCGGGTCGTACCGGGTCGGCTGGGTCGGCGTGAATGCGAGCACGCAGATCAGCCGCGACGATCTTGCGGATTTCCTCCTGACGCAGGTAGACGACCGGACCTTCGTCGGGACGATGCCGTTCGTGAGTGCGTGA
- a CDS encoding CinA family protein, protein MDAVEALAQRAQDRGARLAVAESLTCGLLASTIGKGESAQEWFAGGVVCYALDVKERVLGLEPGTDPCSPECAEQLARGVRQLIVADVAVSVTGVGGPQPSDGHPAGTVYVGWADDAGTGHRMLELDTDDPGEVLEASVDAALEVFLERLA, encoded by the coding sequence ATGGACGCCGTCGAGGCGCTCGCACAGCGAGCCCAGGATCGCGGGGCACGGCTTGCCGTGGCCGAATCGCTGACCTGCGGCCTGCTCGCCTCGACGATCGGGAAGGGCGAGTCGGCGCAGGAGTGGTTCGCCGGGGGTGTGGTCTGCTATGCGCTCGATGTGAAGGAGCGCGTTCTCGGGCTCGAACCGGGTACCGACCCCTGTTCGCCCGAGTGCGCCGAGCAGCTCGCCCGCGGCGTGAGGCAGCTGATCGTCGCCGACGTCGCCGTCTCGGTGACGGGCGTGGGCGGTCCGCAGCCGTCGGACGGACACCCTGCCGGCACCGTCTATGTCGGCTGGGCGGATGACGCCGGCACCGGCCACCGGATGCTGGAGCTCGACACCGATGACCCCGGCGAGGTGCTCGAGGCGAGCGTCGACGCGGCCCTCGAGGTCTTCCTGGAGCGCCTCGCCTGA
- a CDS encoding YdeI/OmpD-associated family protein has protein sequence MSESWPLLGDPHEVTGFIEPMVWGRSRYTVLRVPPALVAAAEDAATRRVAGRLEDVAVNLALTRAPVIDDTFVWAGSSLLRRLRLETGDPVTGWLAPVDPDDVPVPDDLAEALDAAGLRERWDLQPPAARRRQLVPVDGAGTAATRARRIEALLRSL, from the coding sequence GTGAGCGAGTCGTGGCCGCTTCTGGGTGACCCGCACGAGGTGACCGGGTTCATCGAGCCGATGGTGTGGGGGCGGTCGCGCTACACCGTGCTGCGGGTGCCCCCGGCCCTCGTCGCCGCCGCCGAGGACGCGGCGACGCGGCGGGTCGCCGGGCGGCTGGAGGATGTCGCGGTGAACCTGGCGCTGACCCGCGCCCCGGTGATCGACGACACCTTCGTCTGGGCGGGTTCCTCCCTGCTGCGCCGGCTGCGCCTGGAGACCGGCGACCCTGTCACGGGGTGGCTCGCGCCGGTCGACCCCGACGACGTCCCGGTGCCCGACGACCTCGCCGAGGCTCTCGATGCCGCCGGACTGCGGGAGCGATGGGATCTGCAGCCCCCGGCCGCCCGCCGCCGTCAACTCGTGCCCGTCGACGGCGCGGGCACAGCAGCCACGCGCGCCCGTCGGATCGAGGCGCTGCTGCGCTCCCTCTGA
- a CDS encoding NAD(P)/FAD-dependent oxidoreductase, protein MYLSSNGCPVHLVVRGDDLSARMSSYLVDRLTDDPRVQVHTRSHIVGLEGDRGLRRVAIDSVGEVDARGLFCFIGADPATAWLPDLDRDDDGFVRTGTDITVQSLTRWQAMGREPLPFETSLPRIFAAGDVRRGSMKRVAAAVGEGSSAVASVHRALAG, encoded by the coding sequence CTGTATCTGTCGTCGAACGGATGCCCCGTGCACCTCGTCGTGCGCGGCGACGACCTCTCGGCGCGCATGTCGAGTTACCTCGTCGACCGCCTCACCGATGACCCGCGCGTCCAGGTTCACACCCGGTCGCACATCGTCGGTCTCGAGGGCGACCGGGGGCTGCGCAGAGTCGCGATCGACAGCGTGGGCGAAGTCGATGCGCGCGGCCTGTTCTGTTTCATCGGCGCCGACCCCGCCACGGCCTGGCTCCCCGACCTCGACCGCGACGACGACGGCTTCGTCCGCACGGGCACCGACATCACCGTGCAGTCGCTGACGCGGTGGCAGGCGATGGGGCGCGAGCCGCTCCCTTTCGAGACCTCGCTCCCGCGCATCTTCGCCGCCGGCGACGTGCGACGCGGCTCGATGAAGCGCGTGGCCGCAGCGGTCGGAGAGGGATCCAGCGCCGTCGCCTCGGTGCACCGTGCCCTGGCGGGATGA
- a CDS encoding UBP-type zinc finger domain-containing protein produces MSETAIDPQAPPSGDGCVECLAHDGWWVHLRRCAACGHVGCCDDSLGRHATDHFRETGHRVIQSFEPGEDWFWDYVDERIVDGPALAPPRSHPDDQPAPGPRGRVPLNWRQILQDR; encoded by the coding sequence ATGAGTGAGACAGCCATCGATCCGCAGGCTCCCCCGAGCGGCGACGGGTGCGTGGAGTGCCTGGCGCACGACGGTTGGTGGGTTCACCTGCGGCGGTGCGCGGCCTGCGGGCACGTGGGATGCTGCGACGATTCGCTCGGCCGTCATGCGACGGACCACTTCCGCGAGACGGGGCACCGCGTCATCCAGAGCTTCGAACCGGGCGAGGACTGGTTCTGGGACTATGTCGACGAGCGCATCGTCGACGGGCCCGCGCTCGCGCCGCCTCGCAGTCATCCCGACGACCAGCCGGCGCCCGGGCCGCGGGGTCGCGTCCCGCTGAACTGGAGGCAGATCCTGCAGGATCGATGA